In Myxocyprinus asiaticus isolate MX2 ecotype Aquarium Trade chromosome 8, UBuf_Myxa_2, whole genome shotgun sequence, a single genomic region encodes these proteins:
- the arhgef38 gene encoding rho guanine nucleotide exchange factor 38, with amino-acid sequence MDPNQASGNDRENEKGERKEKDKRIRRGNRLFIRYLERRKTDTIVDDDTSKGDINIGTLVRRSQSDKTEYNAKLKEKMSPHDLSSPTSPAMDPDEIRHRRMIKRSKVIEELVRTEGDYRKDLELCISEVLLPLRAAQVVDVDRLFTNIESVHDVSAELLHRLQEAIADPDPETQHIGEVFIQAKAVVEEVYKIYCYHHDEANALLKSYEGQEDIQQHFRRCISVLKQIYDQEGKPNLLDMGSLLIKPVQRVMKYPLLLAELWNATPTDHPDNRPLQEALTTVKIINININEFKRRKDIVLKYKRSDDETSLMGKLNKFSIHSIRKKSDRLTSYFKILTGVEPQVRDEAFDKEEKLFRSLEKAVRQLVKNISCYLLYAQEMISIAVQNAQDLEAIMKDPDKIDTNGFQQKRNGNDPYKQFKDRIEHLVLAPLSTLLGMFTSPQKLIQKRYDKLLDYCSQLDSRSSKEEQGLVQRDYQALNAQLLEELQFFNQAVRKILTNCLIFIVKLIRELMDGARPPVHQLTVPLSNFSEMQNSIMEELSNLAFVKDNSQKLMERKVSFEKRERKMPPEIPRQTEEHRARLLEEYAVDQLYQLKRNCNACQEQDISLLEGELVARLEDRDPTGSSSRWLVDTGSTQGYVYSSFLKAYNPQREVTERPDDFDNLSLFVSGSRSSSTRSFSPYCTSDSMSPLSEPQDEQDPSEEQHFYAVYAFQARCDQELTLQEYQHVRILQFSDLGGNKDWWLAEANGQRGYVPANYLGKMSYA; translated from the exons ATGGATCCCAACCAGGCCAGTGGGAATGACAGAGAGAAtgaaaagggggagagaaaagAAAAGGATAAAAGAATTagaaggggaaacagacttttcATAAGGTACCTAGAAAGGAGGAAGACAGATACTATTGTGGATGATGACACTTCTAAAGGTGACATCAACATCGGGACCCTGGTGAGAAGGAGCCAATCTGACAAGACAGAATATAATGCTAAACTTAAAG AGAAAATGTCCCCCCATGATCTCTCATCACCTACCTCTCCAGCCATGGATCCAGATGAGATCCGCCACAGGAGAATGATAAAACGGTCAAAGGTCATTGAGGAGCTGGTTAGGACAGAGGGAGATTATCGGAAGGACTTGGAGCTCTGCATAAGCGAGGTTCTGCTTCCTCTAAGAGCAGCTCAG GTGGTGGATGTGGATCGACTGTTCACCAACATTGAGTCTGTGCATGATGTCTCTGCTGAGCTGCTCCACAGGCTACAAGAAGCCATAGCTGACCCTGACCCTGAAACACAACATATAG gagaAGTGTTCATCCAAGCCAAAGCTGTTGTGGAGGAGGTATACAAAATTTACTGCTATCATCACGATGAGGCTAATGCTTTACTCAAGTCTTACGAGGGACAAGAGGACATCCAGCAGCATTTTAGGAGATGTATATCAGTACTCAA GCAAATATATGACCAGGA AGGGAAGCCTAATTTGCTTGACATGGGCTCTCTGCTCATTAAACCAGTACAACGCGTCATGAAATACCCGCTGCTATTGGCTGAACTGTGGAATGCCACACCCACCGACCACCCTGACAACAGGCCCTTACAGGAAGCTCTGACCACTGTAAAGATCATAAACATCAACATTAATGAGTTTAAGAGGAGGAAAGACATTG TGCTGAAGTATAAGAGGAGTGATGATGAAACCTCACTGATGGGCAAACTCAACAAGTTCAGCATTCACTCTATCAGGAAGAAATCTGACCGCCTGACGAGCTATTTCAAGATTCTTACTGGTGTTGAGCCACAG GTGAGAGACGAGGCATTTGACAAggaggaaaaacttttccgtagCCTTGAGAAAGCTGTGAGACAGCTGGTGAAAAACATTAGCTGTTACCTGCTCTACGCTCAG GAGATGATATCCATTGCAGTTCAGAATGCACAGGACCTAGAAGCTATTATGAAGGATCCAgacaaaatagacacaaatggcTTTCAGCAAAAGAGGAATGGCAATGACCCGTACAAACAATTT AAAGATCGTATAGAGCATCTGGTTTTGGCTCCTCTATCCACCCTGCTGGGGATGTTTACATCACCACAGAAGCTGATACAGAAGCGCTACGATAAACTGCTGGACTATTGCAGCCAGCTGGATTCCCGATCCTCTAAAGAGGAGCAGGGCCTGGTCCAAAGAGATTACCAGGCCCTTAATGCTCAACTACTTGAAGAGCTGCAATTTTTCAACCAAGCCGTCAGGAAGATCCTCACCAACTGCTTGATCTTTATAGTGAAATTAATAAGAGAGCTGATGGATGGAGCCCGACCACCTGTTCACCAGCTAACG GTTCCTTTGTCAAACTTTAGTGAAATGCAAAACTCTATCATGGAGGAGTTGAGTAACCTAGCGTTTGTCAAGGACAATTCCCAAAAACTGATGGAACGCAAAGTGAGTTTTGAGAAACGGGAAAGGAAAATG CCCCCAGAGATCCCCAGACAGACAGAGGAGCACAGAGCCCGGCTGTTGGAAGAGTATGCAGTGGACCAGCTATACCAGCTCAAGCGCAACTGCAATGCCTGTCAGGAACAAGACATCAGCCTACTGGAGGGGGAGCTGGTGGCCCGGTTGGAAGACAGAGACCCGACGGGCAGCAGCAGCCGCTGGCTAGTAGACACTGGAA gtacGCAGGGCTATGTGTACTCTTCATTTCTGAAAGCTTACAACCCCCAGCGAGAGGTGACTGAGAGGCCAGATGACTTTGACAACCTGAGTCTGTTTGTGTCAGGCAGCAGGAGCAGTAGTACCCGCAGCTTCAGTCCGTACTGCACTTCTGACAGTATGTCCCCTCTGTCTGAACCACAGGACGAGCAGGACCCCTCAGAGGAACAGCAC